The following proteins are encoded in a genomic region of Alistipes shahii WAL 8301:
- a CDS encoding FAD-dependent oxidoreductase, translating to MKHIIIGGVAGGATAAARIRRTDEKAEIFLLEKGKYISYANCGLPYYIGGTIAEREKLFMQTPASFAKRFNIDVRVENEVIGIDTTKKRVEVRRADGSTYTENYDKMLLSPGASPVRPPLKGIEIEGIFTLRNIEDTDRIKEHISSHRIGSTVIVGAGFIGLEMAENLHRTGAEVSVVEMGNQVMAPVDFSIAAHVHQHLSQKGIKLYLERSVERFERQGEKIEVFFSTGESITTDIVLLSIGVHPETTLAKAAGLKIGETGGIWVDDYLQTSATDVYAVGDAIEFPHPLTGKPWLNYLANPANRQGRIAADNMVFGNTTKYEGAIGTSIAKVFDMTVASTGLAAKRLKQSGIPYASSTTHSASHAGYYPDALPLTIKLTFDPASGKLYGGQCVGYEGVDKRIDQIALIIKNGGTVYDLMKVEHTYAPPFSSAKDPIAIAGYTANNIISGAMPIVTWRQIAGADLSDILLLDVRIREEHAFGAIPGSVNIPLEELRSRLGELPHNKAIYVYCAVGLRGYLAVKILSGHGFRNVKNLSGGYKTYSTAIEPIVTRTAATAMDRRMDTDTRLGSKRMKTLRIDACGLQCPGPVMKIKQAIDSITEGERIEIVATDAGFSRDAQAWCDTTGNRLISNSEEKGKYTVIIEKGSSGASTMPLEHDAKGKTLIMFSDDLDKALVTFVLANGAAATGQPVTIFFTFWGLSRPEKGLQ from the coding sequence ATGAAACACATCATTATCGGAGGAGTCGCCGGAGGCGCGACAGCGGCGGCAAGAATTCGCCGGACAGACGAGAAAGCCGAAATCTTCCTGCTCGAAAAGGGTAAATACATTTCGTACGCCAACTGCGGGCTGCCATATTACATCGGCGGAACGATCGCCGAACGGGAGAAACTGTTCATGCAGACACCGGCTTCGTTTGCCAAACGTTTCAATATCGACGTGCGGGTCGAGAACGAAGTAATCGGGATCGACACGACGAAAAAGCGAGTCGAAGTACGCCGTGCAGACGGATCCACCTATACGGAAAACTACGACAAAATGCTGCTTTCACCCGGCGCTTCCCCCGTGCGTCCGCCTTTGAAAGGCATAGAAATCGAAGGCATATTCACGCTCCGCAACATCGAAGATACCGATCGGATCAAAGAGCATATATCTTCGCACCGAATCGGGAGTACAGTCATCGTCGGAGCCGGATTCATCGGATTGGAGATGGCCGAGAACCTGCACCGCACGGGAGCCGAAGTATCTGTCGTGGAAATGGGCAATCAGGTGATGGCTCCAGTCGATTTTTCAATCGCGGCCCATGTACACCAGCACCTGTCGCAAAAAGGTATCAAACTCTATCTCGAACGCAGCGTCGAACGATTCGAGCGCCAAGGCGAAAAGATCGAGGTTTTCTTCTCTACCGGAGAAAGCATTACAACCGATATAGTTCTTCTGTCTATCGGGGTTCATCCGGAAACAACATTGGCCAAGGCCGCCGGACTGAAGATCGGCGAAACGGGCGGCATCTGGGTAGACGATTACCTGCAAACTTCGGCAACGGATGTTTACGCAGTGGGCGATGCCATTGAATTTCCGCATCCACTGACAGGCAAACCGTGGCTGAACTATTTGGCCAACCCTGCCAACCGCCAGGGACGCATCGCCGCCGACAATATGGTCTTCGGCAATACGACAAAATACGAAGGAGCCATAGGCACTTCCATTGCCAAGGTATTCGACATGACAGTAGCTTCGACAGGACTCGCAGCGAAACGGCTCAAACAGTCCGGTATTCCGTATGCCAGTTCGACGACACATTCGGCATCGCACGCCGGATATTATCCCGATGCACTTCCGCTGACCATCAAGCTCACGTTCGACCCAGCAAGCGGCAAACTCTACGGAGGTCAATGCGTTGGCTACGAAGGAGTGGACAAGCGCATCGACCAGATTGCACTAATCATCAAAAACGGCGGCACGGTATATGACCTGATGAAAGTCGAACACACTTACGCACCACCTTTCTCCTCGGCCAAGGACCCGATCGCCATCGCGGGCTATACGGCGAACAATATTATCAGCGGAGCAATGCCCATAGTGACATGGCGGCAGATTGCAGGAGCCGATCTCAGCGACATCCTGCTGCTCGACGTGCGCATCCGCGAAGAGCATGCCTTCGGGGCCATTCCCGGGTCGGTCAACATTCCGCTCGAGGAACTCCGCAGCCGGCTCGGCGAATTACCACACAATAAAGCCATCTATGTCTATTGTGCCGTCGGCCTACGCGGATACTTGGCGGTAAAAATTCTGTCAGGACACGGATTCCGCAACGTGAAGAACCTGTCGGGTGGTTACAAGACCTATTCGACGGCGATCGAGCCGATCGTAACCCGGACTGCCGCAACCGCTATGGACAGACGAATGGATACGGATACCCGACTCGGCAGCAAACGCATGAAGACCTTAAGAATAGACGCATGCGGATTGCAATGCCCCGGTCCGGTTATGAAAATCAAGCAAGCGATCGACTCAATCACCGAAGGCGAAAGGATCGAAATAGTCGCTACCGATGCCGGATTCTCGCGAGATGCGCAAGCATGGTGCGACACCACAGGCAATCGGCTCATCAGCAACTCGGAAGAGAAGGGGAAATATACGGTCATCATCGAAAAAGGTTCATCCGGAGCATCCACGATGCCACTCGAGCACGACGCTAAGGGCAAGACGCTGATTATGTTCAGCGATGATTTGGACAAAGCGCTGGTGACCTTCGTACTGGCCAACGGCGCGGCAGCCACCGGACAGCCGGTGACGATATTCTTCACCTTCTGGGGATTGTCCCGTCCTGAAAAAGGTTTACAGTGA
- a CDS encoding lipocalin family protein — MKKHLYHLLVFSLLGIFAASCSDDDDAPNIQSEIVGEWRLTSWSESAPEGFEVYVEFTSAATFGLYQKVETSNYTKYTGRYSIDGSRLTGVYDDGESWGNGYDFELTNGGNTLTMTTRTEPAETSVYSRTIIPDDVRNARTSRAESSLEMRRML, encoded by the coding sequence ATGAAAAAACATCTTTATCATCTGCTCGTTTTCTCCCTGCTCGGCATTTTCGCCGCAAGCTGTTCGGATGACGACGATGCCCCCAACATTCAGTCGGAAATCGTAGGCGAATGGCGCCTCACTTCCTGGTCGGAGAGTGCTCCCGAAGGATTCGAGGTATACGTCGAATTCACTTCGGCAGCGACGTTCGGACTTTATCAGAAGGTCGAAACGTCGAACTACACCAAATACACCGGGCGTTATTCGATCGACGGATCCCGGCTGACCGGAGTGTACGACGACGGCGAGAGCTGGGGCAACGGCTACGATTTCGAGTTGACGAATGGCGGGAACACCCTGACGATGACCACCCGAACCGAGCCGGCCGAAACCAGCGTATATTCCCGGACGATCATTCCGGATGACGTGCGCAATGCCCGAACGTCCCGTGCCGAATCTTCTCTGGAAATGAGGCGAATGCTATAA
- a CDS encoding S8 family peptidase — translation MHNKTKLLIFASLLLAACSTDPMQEIPNRGDSAPEIETSDKICNTSDDAVAGSLIVKFGEEAIPSLEQNALNAAKTRSALTRSGIESVDDILNDLHVTSLERVFPEAGEHEARTRAAGLHRWYVLGFASEEDLDKAAERLADVAEISKVQFRTRLYRASDCKTYPFQATANGQTRALVTADFNDPNLFWQWHYINNADQAVATTSVAGADINVADAWKLTAGNPEVIVAIVDEGVKYTHPDLAANMWINPNPSPEYKNQDIHGWNFAADGPISWGQKGDSGHGTHVAGTVAAVNNNGIGVCGVAGGTGKGDGVRLMSCQIFSGDLTGDALVSSRAVKYAADHGASILQCSWGIKAGIYTSDNMFIKQSPMDYEALQYFAAQKNCEALDGGLIIFSAGNESTAMSGYPAGYRDYISVTSFSPDYLPANYTNYGSGCNIAAPGGETSGLSGGEKAGVLSTLCSETSNGADYGYMQGTSMACPHVSGVAALGLSYALEKGKRYSLDEFKTMLLTSVNEIDSRLGEGSKATIADVSIYRGKMGTGITDAYQLLMQIEGTPCLRVALGEVQLIPLTQHFGQGAEDLTYTDIQMSAKDMEKLGIKAAPKMYNGKLMIKCTKPGSAKIKVSAIAGGTKPGTGVVMGGMVITKEFAVIARSAGAANGGWL, via the coding sequence ATGCATAACAAAACGAAACTCCTGATTTTCGCCTCCCTGCTGCTGGCCGCCTGCTCGACGGATCCCATGCAGGAAATACCGAACCGCGGGGATTCCGCTCCCGAAATCGAGACTTCGGACAAAATCTGCAATACGTCGGACGACGCCGTGGCCGGTTCGCTCATCGTAAAATTTGGCGAAGAAGCCATTCCCAGTCTCGAACAGAATGCGTTGAATGCGGCCAAGACCCGTTCGGCGCTGACCCGTTCGGGCATCGAATCCGTCGATGACATCCTGAACGACCTGCACGTCACCTCGCTGGAGCGCGTCTTCCCCGAAGCCGGCGAACACGAGGCCCGCACCCGTGCGGCAGGGCTTCACAGATGGTATGTGCTCGGGTTCGCATCGGAAGAGGATCTCGACAAGGCGGCCGAGAGACTCGCAGATGTCGCCGAAATCTCGAAAGTACAGTTCCGCACCCGTCTCTACCGGGCTTCCGACTGCAAAACCTATCCGTTTCAAGCAACGGCGAACGGCCAGACCCGCGCTTTGGTTACAGCGGATTTCAACGACCCGAATCTTTTCTGGCAGTGGCATTACATCAACAATGCCGACCAGGCCGTTGCCACTACATCGGTGGCCGGAGCCGACATCAATGTGGCCGACGCATGGAAGCTCACGGCAGGTAATCCCGAAGTCATCGTCGCCATCGTGGACGAAGGGGTGAAATACACTCATCCGGATCTGGCGGCCAACATGTGGATCAATCCGAACCCTTCGCCCGAATACAAGAACCAGGACATTCACGGATGGAACTTCGCTGCCGACGGTCCCATTTCATGGGGTCAGAAGGGCGATTCGGGACACGGAACGCACGTTGCGGGCACGGTAGCCGCCGTCAATAACAACGGCATCGGCGTCTGCGGCGTGGCCGGAGGTACGGGCAAGGGAGACGGTGTGCGTCTCATGTCGTGTCAGATCTTCTCGGGAGACCTGACGGGTGACGCCCTCGTGTCGAGCCGTGCCGTAAAATACGCCGCGGATCACGGTGCCTCCATCCTCCAGTGCTCGTGGGGCATCAAGGCGGGAATATACACGTCGGACAACATGTTCATCAAACAATCGCCGATGGATTACGAGGCGCTTCAGTACTTCGCCGCCCAGAAGAACTGCGAGGCCCTCGACGGCGGACTGATCATTTTTTCCGCCGGCAACGAATCGACAGCCATGTCCGGCTATCCGGCAGGCTATCGTGATTATATCTCCGTCACCTCGTTCTCGCCCGACTACCTGCCGGCCAATTATACCAACTACGGTTCCGGCTGTAATATCGCGGCTCCCGGCGGCGAAACGAGCGGTTTGAGCGGTGGGGAGAAAGCCGGCGTCCTTTCGACGCTTTGCTCCGAAACGAGCAACGGAGCGGATTACGGCTACATGCAGGGAACCTCGATGGCCTGCCCGCACGTCTCGGGCGTAGCCGCACTCGGCCTCTCCTATGCCCTGGAGAAAGGGAAGAGATACTCGCTCGACGAATTCAAGACCATGCTGCTCACCTCGGTCAATGAAATCGACTCCCGGCTGGGCGAAGGCTCGAAGGCCACGATCGCCGACGTGTCGATTTACCGCGGCAAAATGGGCACCGGCATTACGGACGCTTATCAGTTGCTCATGCAGATCGAAGGGACGCCCTGTCTGCGGGTCGCATTGGGCGAGGTGCAGCTCATTCCGCTGACGCAGCATTTCGGACAGGGTGCCGAAGACCTTACCTACACCGATATCCAGATGTCGGCCAAGGACATGGAAAAGCTTGGTATTAAGGCGGCTCCCAAAATGTATAATGGAAAACTGATGATCAAATGCACGAAACCCGGATCGGCCAAAATCAAGGTTTCGGCGATAGCCGGCGGTACGAAACCCGGAACGGGCGTCGTGATGGGCGGCATGGTCATCACCAAGGAATTCGCCGTCATCGCCCGTTCGGCCGGCGCAGCAAACGGAGGTTGGTTATAA
- a CDS encoding transposase, which yields MIPKDKEYRLIKIYMYICDMYEQSLKYHCQRYSNNSKPLFSDEEILTIYFFVGHEQKYTLIKDIHNFAKEYLRDWFPNLVSYQTFNYRLNRMAGAVRELSSQLLRMFRPSDCQDDTVIVDSMPIITCCGRNRTGKVARDIADKGYCSTKNLYYHGLKLHMVGYRRKGHLPHPCQIALSPASENDLKVFQSECMPDLFNKKIFADKIYRSNDYWEQERRDKANEFYAPVKSIKGAPEEEKQRNKAADDIYSQAVSSVREPIEALFSWLNEKTNIQRASKCRSTCGLLIHTMGKVAIAFLYLIFNY from the coding sequence ATGATTCCCAAGGACAAAGAGTATAGACTAATAAAAATCTATATGTATATCTGCGATATGTACGAACAAAGCCTCAAATACCATTGCCAAAGATACAGCAATAATTCGAAACCGTTGTTCTCCGACGAGGAAATCCTCACGATTTATTTCTTTGTCGGTCATGAGCAGAAGTACACCCTCATCAAGGATATTCACAACTTCGCTAAAGAGTACTTGCGCGACTGGTTCCCGAACCTGGTGTCCTATCAGACATTCAATTACCGTCTCAACAGGATGGCCGGTGCTGTTAGGGAACTGTCCTCGCAGTTATTAAGGATGTTCAGGCCTTCTGACTGTCAGGATGATACCGTGATTGTTGACTCGATGCCGATAATCACATGCTGCGGAAGAAACCGTACAGGCAAGGTCGCCAGAGATATCGCAGACAAAGGATACTGTTCCACCAAGAACCTGTACTATCATGGACTAAAGCTTCACATGGTAGGATATCGCAGGAAAGGGCATCTTCCTCATCCGTGCCAGATAGCGCTCTCTCCTGCCTCCGAGAATGACCTGAAGGTCTTCCAGAGCGAATGCATGCCGGATCTTTTCAACAAGAAGATCTTCGCTGACAAGATATACCGAAGCAATGACTACTGGGAGCAGGAAAGACGCGATAAGGCCAATGAGTTCTACGCTCCCGTCAAGTCAATCAAAGGGGCTCCTGAAGAAGAGAAGCAGAGAAACAAGGCCGCTGATGACATTTATTCTCAAGCCGTTTCATCTGTCAGGGAACCCATTGAAGCGCTATTCAGTTGGCTGAACGAAAAAACAAATATTCAAAGAGCTTCAAAGTGCCGCTCTACTTGCGGACTGCTAATTCATACGATGGGAAAGGTAGCCATCGCATTTTTATATCTTATTTTCAACTACTGA
- a CDS encoding TetR/AcrR family transcriptional regulator, with amino-acid sequence MKENQSTKGTLRRRRTNKQVQADILSAVGRILQEKDFTHITLMDIAREAKTDPNVVLRQFGSLEQVFDCYIRTIDYWMHDLFGNKALKRGERSALERMFARMTDFLYNSPEMQRLLVWEITDVNDTTCRAAANRETYYREAYEAYERQFARGGEKTPFRQIASLLIAGTYYLVLHRHTSTFGDMDYDTPDGPVRLKKVLHEILDMLYERLERPQRVSEAIRRLKERGVDEQVIRECLKDL; translated from the coding sequence ATGAAGGAAAACCAGTCAACGAAGGGGACGCTCCGCCGCCGTCGAACCAATAAACAGGTGCAGGCCGATATTCTGTCGGCTGTCGGCCGGATTCTCCAAGAAAAGGATTTTACCCATATCACATTGATGGATATAGCCCGCGAAGCCAAAACGGATCCCAATGTCGTGCTGCGGCAGTTCGGATCTTTGGAACAGGTTTTCGACTGTTACATCCGCACGATTGATTATTGGATGCACGATTTGTTCGGCAACAAAGCCTTGAAACGCGGAGAGCGTTCCGCTTTGGAAAGGATGTTCGCACGAATGACCGATTTTCTTTACAACAGTCCGGAGATGCAGAGACTGCTGGTCTGGGAGATTACCGATGTAAACGATACGACATGCCGTGCCGCCGCAAATCGGGAAACGTACTATCGGGAAGCTTACGAAGCCTATGAACGGCAATTCGCGAGGGGGGGGGAGAAAACGCCGTTCCGGCAAATCGCATCGTTGCTGATCGCCGGTACTTATTATCTCGTCCTCCATCGGCATACTTCGACATTCGGAGATATGGATTACGATACGCCGGACGGTCCGGTCCGACTGAAAAAAGTATTGCATGAAATTCTGGATATGCTTTACGAACGGTTGGAACGGCCGCAAAGGGTAAGCGAGGCGATTCGCAGACTCAAGGAGCGGGGCGTGGACGAGCAGGTGATTCGTGAATGTTTAAAAGATCTTTAA
- a CDS encoding IS3 family transposase, translating to MSLSFLCGLFGYTRQAYYKHLRRNREGSLSDTLLLERVGYYRKLMPRLGGRKLWHLLQQDGFPVSRDRLFTLLSENNLLVKRRKKYSVTTCSRHWMRKYPNLIRGFDLERPHRLWVGDITYISLKEGFAYLALITDAYSKRIVGYDLNTTLERDGALRALRMAIDQTPQQKRQGLIHHSDRGCQYCSKEYVKLLTDNGIRISMTEKGDPYENAVAERVNGILKSEWIDEECFESFQAAKERIDQIVILYNSLRPHASCDWLTPLEAELRTGKLKHHWGRKTVVRKAYVNLYQDNIF from the coding sequence ATGAGCCTGTCGTTTCTGTGCGGGTTGTTCGGCTATACCCGTCAGGCCTATTATAAACATTTACGGCGTAATAGGGAAGGATCCTTGTCCGACACCCTTCTTTTGGAGCGGGTGGGTTACTACCGGAAACTGATGCCCAGGCTCGGCGGTCGTAAACTGTGGCATTTGCTGCAACAAGACGGATTTCCGGTCAGCCGGGATCGGTTATTTACGCTGCTTTCGGAAAACAATCTTCTGGTCAAACGTCGGAAGAAATACAGCGTTACGACCTGCTCGCGGCACTGGATGCGTAAATATCCGAATCTGATCCGGGGTTTCGACCTCGAGCGGCCGCATCGTTTATGGGTCGGAGATATTACGTACATTTCTTTGAAAGAAGGATTTGCATATCTGGCTTTGATAACGGATGCCTATTCCAAACGGATCGTAGGCTATGATCTGAATACGACATTGGAACGGGACGGAGCGCTCCGTGCACTGAGGATGGCCATAGACCAGACTCCGCAGCAAAAACGGCAAGGGTTAATCCATCATTCGGACAGAGGATGCCAATATTGTTCGAAAGAATATGTGAAATTGCTGACCGATAATGGGATTCGCATCAGCATGACTGAAAAGGGCGATCCGTATGAGAATGCCGTTGCCGAACGGGTGAACGGTATTCTGAAGAGCGAATGGATCGACGAGGAATGTTTTGAAAGTTTTCAGGCAGCAAAAGAACGCATCGACCAGATCGTTATCCTTTACAATTCACTCAGACCTCATGCCAGCTGCGATTGGCTTACGCCCTTGGAAGCGGAACTTAGAACCGGGAAACTCAAACATCATTGGGGCCGAAAGACGGTTGTTCGGAAGGCATATGTAAACTTATATCAGGACAATATTTTTTGA